The Candidatus Dadabacteria bacterium genome includes a region encoding these proteins:
- a CDS encoding cytochrome c oxidase subunit 3 family protein, whose protein sequence is MSTTHAHDLDPATEYQSSKLGMWLFLGTEVLLFGGLFAAYALFRAKFPVLFHESSLELNVPLGAINTVVLIFSSLTMALAVAASKRGDTRKLLIFLAVTILCAFVFGINKYFEYGAKFSHHIYPDTNIFFALYFLMTGLHMIHVFVGILLLGAMFFIARRGVFTAEYNTPIELTGLYWHLVDLIWIYLFPLLYLIG, encoded by the coding sequence ATGTCCACAACCCACGCGCATGACCTTGACCCGGCAACGGAATACCAGTCGTCAAAACTGGGAATGTGGCTGTTTCTGGGAACGGAAGTCCTTCTGTTCGGCGGGCTTTTTGCCGCCTACGCGCTTTTCAGGGCAAAGTTTCCCGTCCTGTTTCACGAGAGCAGTCTGGAATTAAACGTCCCGCTCGGCGCGATAAACACGGTGGTTCTGATTTTCAGCAGTCTGACAATGGCGCTTGCGGTCGCCGCGTCAAAGCGCGGGGACACGAGAAAACTGCTCATCTTTCTTGCGGTAACAATTCTGTGCGCGTTTGTGTTCGGCATAAACAAATACTTTGAATACGGCGCGAAGTTCAGCCACCACATTTACCCCGACACCAACATATTTTTCGCCCTTTACTTTCTGATGACGGGACTGCACATGATCCATGTGTTTGTGGGAATACTGCTTCTCGGAGCGATGTTCTTCATAGCGCGGCGGGGTGTTTTCACGGCGGAATACAACACGCCGATTGAACTCACGGGTCTTTACTGGCATCTGGTTGACCTGATCTGGATATACCTTTTCCCGCTTTTGTATCTGATAGGGTGA
- a CDS encoding cytochrome C oxidase subunit IV family protein, with translation MATQENAKHDDHSHGARQYIAVWGALMALTVLTVWSAGKDLGGFLNITVAMVIASVKAGIVALYFMHLKFEDKLTWIYAIYPLLLLLLLIGFTLMETFSRIPAVD, from the coding sequence GTGGCAACACAGGAAAACGCAAAACACGATGACCATTCGCACGGGGCGCGGCAGTATATCGCCGTGTGGGGCGCGCTTATGGCGCTTACCGTGCTGACAGTATGGAGCGCGGGCAAAGACCTCGGCGGCTTTTTGAACATCACCGTGGCGATGGTAATCGCGTCCGTAAAGGCGGGGATTGTGGCGCTTTACTTTATGCATCTGAAGTTTGAAGACAAACTGACCTGGATATACGCCATATATCCGCTGCTTCTTCTGCTGCTCCTCATAGGGTTTACCCTGATGGAGACTTTCTCGCGCATTCCCGCGGTGGACTGA